In the genome of Andrena cerasifolii isolate SP2316 chromosome 5, iyAndCera1_principal, whole genome shotgun sequence, one region contains:
- the LOC143369259 gene encoding peritrophin-1 produces MKAIFVAFAIFAVYLYAASSQRVACPTDWSNIKEDYVLVPHPCDCSTYYVCQGEMATPMPCPAHLHFNSATKQCDYVNKAHCQKQPGCYP; encoded by the exons ATGAAAG CGATATTTGTAGCTTTCGCGATTTTCGCGGTCTACCTGTATGCTGCAAGCAGTCAAAGAGTGGCATGCCCAACGGATTGGTCCAACATCAAGGAAGACTACGTCTTGGTACCACATCCATGCGATTGCAGTACCTACTATGTTTGCCAGGGAGAGATGGCAACCCCTATGCCATGTCCAGCACACCTTCATTTTAACAGCGCCACGAAACAGTGCGATTATGTGAATAAAGCGCACTGCCAGAAGCAGCCGGGTTGTTACCCATGA